A region of the Vigna unguiculata cultivar IT97K-499-35 chromosome 9, ASM411807v1, whole genome shotgun sequence genome:
TATTTAGAACATTACGAGAGAGATTTAGATGCACTGTCAACAATCCTCTTTTTGTTGACAACATATAGAGTAGACCCAGTAGCAATAATCTGACTTTGGGTTGTGATTCAAGCCAACCGTCAAGTAGTATTCACAGACTATAAGCCTGCTCTTATGTCTTATAGCAACACTGTCAAAGTAAAACCAAATAACTGTCTACTCTAAAAGAATTCACAAAACATGCCTCAAGTGTTATTTATTGATAGAAATGGGTAGTATTGTTCTATTACATACATTTCATGGTCAAGCTTCAGTTCTAGTTTGAATGGTTTAATTTTGCGTCCTTCCGATAGATTTAAAACCAATATTCTTACGCTATTGAACATATTGAAgacagaaaagaaagaatacgTTGGATCACATCCACATCATCGTGAAGCAACTACTAACCAGTGAAGATGCAAACAACGTCACTAATATACATATGTTTCTTGCTTTCTTAAGATATAGTTGCATGCCAACAATTGTTAAATTACACAATAAGGATTTGTTGACTCCATGGAGATGCTATCATTCATTTACAGTAACTATTCATTCTTGAATCACAGAAATGATTGCACTTACTCCAACTCTTTCCTTGTATCTCGAGCCTCTGGTTTACAAAGCTTCAAACCTGTAAAAGAGGTTAATGTAAACCACTCAGAGTTTGGAATGTCAGCAAGAATGAGCAGATATCAAAATGTATGAAGCAAGGACatacaacatcaacaacattgGTATGCATCAGGGAAAATTTGATATCAATCAGCTTTGTCAGCTTCTGCCTCATTCACACTCAACTCAGGAGTATCTTCAGAGTTTGGAGTTCCCTCTGCTGGCTGTTCAGCTTCTTCCCCATTCACACTCAACTCAGAAGGAGTATCTACAACAGACTTTGAATTCCCATCCCCTGGTTTCTGAACAAATCGACGACCCCGATCCACCCTGATTGCCCTTCCCATAAATTCCTGCAGAAGAACAATTTTCCCTGCGTCACTAACCAAAAACAGTGTTCCAAACACTAAAGGCTTGTTTGATTCCCTTCTCactataaagttttaaaaaccATTTCTAAAACATCTTCATACTAGTCAACACTTAATTTCTCATAGAAAATGTATTAACTTCTGAAAACTGTTACCATATCAagtgttataaaaaaaacaaataactaATACATGTTTTCTCATCATCTCTTGTTTTCTTCTAGTGTTCGTGGAACAAACttttgagaaaacaaaaatatacagGGGAGACAAACATTTTCAAATGTGCTTATGTTAGGagcaaaacaaataataaaaaagtaaacaaacaaGGTCCAAGACATTGCTGATAAAACTTGTGAGAATGACATTCCCCATACTCAATAATCCAAGTCCAACCAAATAAGAAGAAACTCGGAGTTACCTTTCCTTGGAACTCAGCAAGAGCAGCCTCGGCTTCTTTCTTGGACTTGTATGACACAAATCCATACCCTGACGGCTTTCTAGGATTGTCAAGAAATACAACCTCGGCTCTAACAACTTTATTAGTTCCGGAATCAAAAAATTCCTTGAGATCCTTGGACTTGGCTAAATAGGACAAGTTACCAACAAACAAGTTAAACGTCACGCCAGGATTTGGTTTCACCGGAGGCGGCGTTTTCTTCTTTTTCGGCCGAGCATAATTGACTTTCATTACACGACCCTCAAACTCCTAATCGacattcataaaagaaaaaaaaaaaaaaaaaacattatttatgataaaaatgtgtgCGTGTAGTCGTCAACAGCAGAAGCAGTGTAGAGTGTTTTAGGCTTACATACGATTCGAGTTTATTGAGAGCTTCAAGAGCCTCTTCTGGAGAACCCATTTCGACAAAGGCCAAACCCCGGTTTCTGTTTTTCTTATACATAGAAAGCTTAACCGCAACAACGGACACAGTTTCAGGAAAATAAAAaccttaaacaaaaaaaaaaaacagtaaaaaagaGGAGGAAAGAAAAAGCGAACCTCGACTTCGAGGACTTTTCCATGTTTCTCAAACAAAGAACGAATATCCTCCGGGGTGCTTGTCCATGGGACGTTCTGAGCGAGCAACCTTGTACGAGAAAATTCTTCTTCGGTTACTGGCTGGGGTTGTTGTTGGGAAGTGGAAACGCATGTGAGAGTGAAATTAGGGGTTTGTTTGGTTGTGGTAAGGGATAAGGGTGGAAGGTGAAAGGAAGGGCGATTGGGGAAGTTGATGGATTGGGAAAGGGAAGAGAGAGCGATGGGATGGGAATGGGAATGGGAATAGGTTTGAACCGATAACTGATTTGCAGAGGTTAAGCACACAACACGTAGAAGCGCCATTGCTCAACAATGCCATTCACAAAGCTATTCTTCTCATTTTCAATATCACCACACAGCTTTGGTGTGTGGTAAGTGTCACGGGAAATGGATAAGACCATCTTCGCTATAAAACGACACCGTTATCTTTGCGTTGTTTTCTTTCTGTTGCCCTTTTTTTGCCTCTAAACAATTTTTACATCAACGTACACGGCTAGGCCTcatcaatgaaaagaaaaagaaaataataaaaagtgagATGAATTTAAACGATCTACGCAGAcgatttctctttttttatccACGTTTCATAATACTCattttacctttaattattttataattaatttatttttaatcattttttttaattttttttattttgaccgttattctaaaaatcctttttaacaattattttatttaataattattttaaaatttattacatatattttaaaaataaatattattgatcttataaaaattaaaaaatgcggaTACACATACGCGTTAACGCTTATGTTTTCGCTAGTTCTGTCTAATAAGTTTTATGAAACTC
Encoded here:
- the LOC114196071 gene encoding 30 kDa ribonucleoprotein, chloroplastic, whose amino-acid sequence is MALLRVVCLTSANQLSVQTYSHSHSHPIALSSLSQSINFPNRPSFHLPPLSLTTTKQTPNFTLTCVSTSQQQPQPVTEEEFSRTRLLAQNVPWTSTPEDIRSLFEKHGKVLEVELSMYKKNRNRGLAFVEMGSPEEALEALNKLESYEFEGRVMKVNYARPKKKKTPPPVKPNPGVTFNLFVGNLSYLAKSKDLKEFFDSGTNKVVRAEVVFLDNPRKPSGYGFVSYKSKKEAEAALAEFQGKEFMGRAIRVDRGRRFVQKPGDGNSKSVVDTPSELSVNGEEAEQPAEGTPNSEDTPELSVNEAEADKAD